One Neoarius graeffei isolate fNeoGra1 chromosome 16, fNeoGra1.pri, whole genome shotgun sequence DNA segment encodes these proteins:
- the abitram gene encoding protein Abitram, producing the protein MEETHERAPSVIDRYYTRWYKTDMKGRSCEDHCILQHSNRICIITLAESHPILQQGRKIKSIDYRISDGCSRLNNKVSGKSKRGGQFLTEFAPLCRITCTDDIEYTIFSCIRGRLLEVNEDILKRPDLLLEKPSTNGYIAVILPKLEESKTVTKDLLTREQYDDVVSRRSTQPPQESL; encoded by the exons ATGGAAGAAACGCATGAGAGAGCTCCATCAGTGATTGATCGCTATTATACACGATGGTATAAGACAG ATATGAAAGGAAGGTCATGTGAAGACCATTGCATCCTACAGCACTCAAACAG GATCTGCATCATCACTCTTGCAGAGTCTCACCCCATCCTCCAGCAGGGACGCAAAATCAAGAGCATCGATTACCGGATCAGTGACGGATGCAGCCGCCTGAACAACAAAGTATCTGGCAAATCAAAGCGA GGTGGTCAGTTCCTGACCGAGTTTGCGCCACTGTGCAGAATAACATGTACGGATGACATCGAGTACACCATCTTCAG CTGTATCAGAGGCCGTCTCTTAGAAGTCAACGAAGACATCCTGAAACGCCCTGATCTGCTACTGGAGAAG CCCTCCACCAATGGCTACATAGCAGTCATCTTACCCAAGTTGGAAGAAAGCAAAACTGTCACCAAAGACCTTCTGACTAGAGAACAATATGACGACGTCGTCTCTAGACGAAGTACTCAACCACCACAAGAGTCTCTCTGA